The genome window TCTGTTTGACAGGAAAGACAACTACCACTGATCAGATTAGACTAACTGTAAGATTTTTCACGGCACCGTTACCTGTTGAGTACTGCGGATACCGGAATGTATATCCTGCTACGATCTGCCTTCTGCCCAGCCCATGAGATCGCGACAGCACACAGTCCACGTAGATATCCCAGAAGAGCTGAGCCAGGTCGATGAATAGGGCAGCGTGCTTGGGTTTTTCCGAGAGTTTCAGAAAGATCATGAAGTCCCAGAGGCCGCTGACTGTTTCGGCGACTCGCAGTTTCTTGAGCTCGACCAGGGCAAGAGAGGAGCTCTCCCAGCACTGAGGGTCAATCTCGCCCAGACTCAGTGGGTCCGCGTTCCTGCTCTGAGCCATAACCAGCACGGGGATCCAGATCAGCATTAGGTATAAGCTACCGCCCACACACTGCATACTACACCGGGACTGGCTGACAATGGAAAACACAGCGGCGGATTTAGTAATTGACCAGTCGTTAAATCGAACATTGCAAACCAAAACATGGAAGTGAAAGAGCTATTTTCGTTGTGTACTGTTGTGCCTATGATTCCAAGTCATGAAAGGTACATGAGAAGGAGTTCAAGGGATCTTCGGAAAGTAGAAATTACAATATGTTAACACTGAGAATACTCGACATTGATACTGAATATCCGCACTAATATTGACACACCAGCGTTGACACCAGGCGCTGTGTGTGCGTGCCTGCGCCCCCGTGgacactgactatccaccctgtttGGACATCTGCTCTAACGATTACCTTGGGTATCTGCATCAGCCGGCCCCCGAGATTTTGCATTTTGAAAGCCCATGCCAGTAATATCCCGGCGGCAAAAGGGTGAACTGGAGAGTTCACACATGACATGATGGAAATTGAATTTTTAA of Hypanus sabinus isolate sHypSab1 chromosome 6, sHypSab1.hap1, whole genome shotgun sequence contains these proteins:
- the LOC132395157 gene encoding protein FAM237A-like, which gives rise to MQCVGGSLYLMLIWIPVLVMAQSRNADPLSLGEIDPQCWESSSLALVELKKLRVAETVSGLWDFMIFLKLSEKPKHAALFIDLAQLFWDIYVDCVLSRSHGLGRRQIVAGYTFRYPQYSTGLARSSDKDLKF